One genomic segment of Penaeus chinensis breed Huanghai No. 1 chromosome 24, ASM1920278v2, whole genome shotgun sequence includes these proteins:
- the LOC125037799 gene encoding UMP-CMP kinase 1-like, producing the protein MAAQYNVVFMLGPPGAGKGTQSNIIAQTFGYDHVCVGDLLKGEVKQPDSAIGRLIKEQILCNTIVSWTVTCPLLERYMKESRNKNFVIDGFPRTQDNFDGWNVTLGNKVNLQCVFFLSCPFELCTERCLGRGAAGSGRPDDNEVSLKKRFDTFANDTVHILNWYEGRGLLRTIDGAKSIEEVSADVKSHFIKL; encoded by the exons ATGGCAGCCCAGTACAACGTGGTGTTCATGCTCGGCCCGCCTGGAGCTGGCAAAGGAACACAAAGCAACATTATCGCTCAG ACCTTTGGATACGACCACGTGTGCGTGGGCGACCTGCTGAAGGGCGAAGTCAAGCAGCCAGACAGCGCCATCGGGAGGCTTATCAAGGAGCAGATACTATGCAACACTATAGTGTCTTGGACGGTCACGTGTCCTCTGCTCGAGCGCTACATGAAG gAATCACGTAACAAAAACTTCGTAATAGACGGATTCCCGCGAACACAGGATAATTTCGACGGATGGAATGTAACACTGGGAAACAAAGTCAATTTgcagtgtgtgttttttctttcttgtcctttcgAA CTGTGCACTGAGCGGTGTCTGGGCCGAGGAGCCGCCGGTTCGGGACGTCCGGACGACAACGAAGTGTCTCTTAAGAAGCGCTTCGACACCTTCGCGAATGATACGGTTCACATTCTGAACTGGTACGAGGGGCGGGGCCTCTTGCGGACCATCGACGGCGCCAAGTCCATCGAGGAAGTCTCGGCAGATGTGAAAAGTCACTTCATTAAGTTGTAG